In Bradyrhizobium paxllaeri, the genomic stretch GCTGCGAGGCGCTGTTGCGCTGGCGGCATCCGGTGCGCGGCATGGTTTCGCCCGCCGACTTCGTGCCGGTCGCCGAGGAAACCGGACTGATCGAGGAGATCGGGCAGTGGGTGTTGCGCGCCGCTTGCGCGGAAGCTTCGAGCTGGCCGTCGCATGTCCGCGTCGCCGTCAACGTCTCGCCGATCCAGTTCCGCTCCGAAACGCTGTCGCTGAAGGTTGCCGCAGTCCTCAACGAAAGCGGGCTCGATCCGCGCCGGCTGGAGCTCGAGATCACGGAAGCCGTCCTGATCGCGGACGACGACGCTGCGCTGGTGACGCTGAACCAGCTCCGCGCGCTCGGTATTCACATCGCGCTCGACGATTTCGGCACCGGCTATTCCTCGCTGCAATATCTGCAGCGCTTTCCGTTCGACAAGATCAAGATCGACCGCTCCTTCGTCAAGGAAGTGACGCGCAATTCATCGTCGGCCTCGATCATCCGCGCGGTGGTCAGCATCGCCGCCGACCGCAACATGATCACGACCGCCGAAGGCGTCGAGACGCTGCAGCAGCGCGAGACCGTGCAGAATCTCGGTTGCACCCAGATGCAGGGTTACCTGTTCAGCGCGGCGCGTCCGGCGCAGGAAATCCGCGCGCTGCTGGCGTCGGGCAGGGCAGGGGTCGAGGTCGCGGCGTAAGGCTGGGAGACTAAAGCGTGATGATTTTTGGTTAGATGAGTTTAGCCGCAGCGCGCTTCACCTCTCCCGCTTGCGGGGGAGGTCGGCGCGAAGCGCCGGGTGGGGGCTCTCCACTCGGGCAGTATCGCCCGCGGAGACACCCCCACCCCAACCCTCCCCCGCTTTGCGGGAGAGGGAGCGCACCTTTCTCCGTGGTCGCAATCAAATCTAATTTCATCATGCTTTAGGCTGCTTCAGGCCGGCTGCGGTCGGGCCTCGGAAATCGCCTTCCGGAGAATCCGCGACAGCAATTCCACCGAATAGGGTTTCTGGATCAGTTCGAAGCCGCGGTGGGCGTTTTCCGCCAGCACGTTGCTGTAGCCACTGGTCAGGACCACGGGCAGGCCGGGATAACGCTCCCGTATGATGCCGGCGAGCTCGACGCCGTTCATACCGGGCATGATGACGTCGGAAAACACCAGATCGGCGGAGAACTCGTCCTCGGCGAGGATCGCGAGTGCGGCATCCGCGCTGGCGACGCGGCGGACGGTGTAGCCGAGATCTTCCAGGAGCTCGGTGGAAAATTGTCCGACGTCGTCATTGTCCTCGACCACAAGCACGCGGTAGCCGCGGCCGCGGGTCGCCGGCTCGCTGCCGGCTGTGGCAGCGATGATGGCGTCGGCCGGCACCGCGGCCTGCGGCAGGTAGATCGTGAACGTCGAGCCCTGACCGGGCTCACTCGCGACCGCGATGTCGCCGTCGGATTGCTTGGCAAAGCCGAACGCCTGGCTGAGGCCGAGGCCGGTGCCCTTGCCGACTTCCTTGGTGGTGAAGAACGGCTCGAAGATCGTCTCGAGCAATTCGGGTGCGATGCCGCAGCCGGTGTCGGTCACGGTGATGGCGACGAAGTCGCCGTTGCGGGCGGGCTGGGCGCGCAGCGGCGGAATGGCATCGACCTTGCGGACGCGGATGACGAGCTGGCCCTCGCTGTTCATGGCATCGCGGCTGTTTACGGCGAGGTTCATCAGCGCCGTCTCGAACTGCGCGATATCGGCGATCGCGAAGCAGTTGAGATCGGCGATCTCGACGTCGATCCTGATACGGGCGCCGACGAGGGGACGGATCAACTGCGCCACGGACTCGATCTGGGTGCCGACATTGAACACCTGCGGCTTCAATGGCTGCCGGCGGGCGAACGCCAGCAATTGTCCGGTCAGCTTGGAGGCGCGCTCCACCGTCTCGCCGATGGCGTCGATGTAGCGGCGGCGTCGCTCCTCCGGCAGTTCGCGGCGGCGCAGGAAATCGGTTGCAGAACGGATGATGGTCAGGAGGTTGTTGAAATCGTGCGCAACGCCGCCGGTCAATTGTCCGACCGCTTCCATCTTCTGCGACTGGCGCAGCGCTTCCTCGCCCTTGCGGCGCTCGGTGACGTCGATGGCCTCCGGTACTGCGCCGATGACGATGCCGTGGCGGTCATGCAGCGGACGCATCGCGAAATCGAAATAGCGGTCGCCGACCGGCAAATGCAGCAACATCTCGATCTTGACCTCTTCGCCGCGCATCACGGCAAGGAAGGCGTGGTGCACGGCGTCGCTCATGCCGGAGGTCGCGGCAAACCATGGCGTGTCCCAGAACGGCTGGCCGACCACGGCGCTGGCTTCCGTGCGGATTCCGGCGAGCGCCGTCCGGTTGGCATAGAGCACGTCGCCATGCTGGTTGAGCAGCGCCTGATATTGATGGCTGGTTTCGAAGATCGCCCGCATCTGGGCTTCGCTGGATTCGAGCTGCGCGGTTCGTTCGGTGATCCGCAATTCGAGGATTTCGTTCAGCCCGCGCAGATCGTGCTCGGCCTGCTTGGCTGCGGTGATGTCATGAGCGACGCCGATGAAGCCATTGTGCTGGCCGGTCGGATCCCAGCGCGGTTGGGATTCCGACCGCAGCCACCGCCATTCGCCGTCGGCGCGCTGATAGCGCGCCTCCAGCACGAACGGCTTCAGCGAGGCCTCGCCCGCGACCGATTCCTGCACGATGCGCGACTGGTCGTCCGGATGCAGCCGCTTGCGCCAATCGAATACGATGGCTTGCTCGAACGGCAGGCCGAGGAAATCGAGATAGGCCTGGTTGGCGAAGGAGCGTGTGCGGTCGAGCTTGGTGACCCAGATCGGCACCGGCGCGCTGTCGGCGATCAGGCGGAAGCGCTCCTCGCTTTCGCGCAAGGTGGCCTGAGCCAGCATTTGAGGGGTGACGTCACAATCGGCGCCGACCAGCCGCAGCGCGCGGCCGTCAGCCTCGCGCTCGATCTTGGCAACGACGCGGATCCAGCGGGTCTCGCCGTCGTTCGGCCGGACGATGCGGTATTCGGCCGAATAGTCCTCGCTCCCGCTCTTCAGTATGCCGAACAGATGCTGGACCGTGCGCTCGCGATCCTCGGGATGGATTCGGCTGACCCATTCCTCATAGGTTTCGTTGGCCGCCTCCGGCGGCAGGCCGTGAACCAGGAGATATTCGGGAGAGCGGCGGTTTTTGACGCCGTCACGGAAATCGATTTCGAGACCGCCAACGCCGGCGATGCGCTGGATCCGCGCGAGCTCCGCCTCGCGCTCCTGCAGCGCGCGATGCGCCTTGTCGCGCTCGCTGGCAATTTCCTGCAGATGTTGCCGCAAGCGTTCGGCGGCGGCAGCTTCAGGCCAGACGTTCGTCGTGTCGGAAGGGTTCATGCGGGCCGGCAACCTCTGCCGGCACTTTCACACAAGAGACGGCAAACTTTCCAGCTTCATTTGCCCTTCGATGGTGACCGGCAGTTGTAGGCCCGGCGGAACCCATCAGCCTGCGCCTGTTCCTCGGAACAGAACCAGCGATCCGGCTTCAATCCCGGATACGAGCGGCACCCCTGCAGGTGGTAGATGCCTTCGTTCCCGGTGATGCGCGCACGAACAGCGTGCTTACCCTTGATATTGCAGCCCGCCGGCATCACGAGTTCCTCAGGGAACAGGACATCTCGGATTTCGCGGTCGCGGTCGGCGCGGCACGAGGCGCCGAGCAGGGGACCGTCCTTCTTCCCGGCGCGGAACTCGCGCGGCGCGACGAAGCAGCCTTTCCAGAGACCTTGGCGGTCGTCCCTGGCACGGGCTTCGTCCGGCTTGAAGCGCCCGCTGGCGGACGCCTCGACATTCAAGGCAAAGCCGTTGCGGACCAGCAACTGGCTGAGACTTGTCGTCTCGCCCTCGACCTTGCACACGCCGATGCGCCGTTTCTTGTAGGTGGGATCGGGACCCAGATCGTCGCAGCGGATCTGCTTGCCGCCGATCAGTTTGGTCAATTGATCGCGCGCCTCGATACCGCAGGTCCAGTTATCGGCGCGTTCGTCGATGCAGAATTGGTCGACGGTCGGAACATCGATGCCGTCGAGCCGATAGGTCACGTTGCCGAGTTGAATTGTGCTGCCGTCCCGCACGATGGCGGTGGCAGCCGAACTCTGGCTGGCCGGAAGCACGATCGATAGCAGCACTGCAACGAGAAAAAACCGAGACCGCATCTGTTTCATTTCAAATCAATTCCGCACCTGCGGGTGTCTTCTAGCACATGTCAGTATCAAGGGACCAAGCGTCGCGGCCTATGCCTCTCTGACGTCTATTCCATGGTCGCTCAAGGCCGCCAGCAGAAACTCGATATCTTCGGGCTCGATCCTCGTGGCCAATAATAAAGTGAGTTCGTTGATCTGGTCGAAGGTGATGAACCCCTCCCGCTCGCCGAGCTCGATCGCTCTTTTGATCATTGCTGATAAGCCCATGTGATCGCTCTCCTGAAATCGATGCTCCTACTAATGGGCAGCAGAAGACGTGTTGACTTCGCTAGAACAAAATAGGAACATGCGCGCTCGCCCAACACGGAATACCGCTCATGTTGTTCTCTTCACAGCCGAAATCCGAAGAGAGCGACGAACTTGAATCGGCGGTGGATCAGGCGATTTCGGCCTGCGGTGGCGATATGCGGGCCGCGATCCGCGCACTGATCGTCGCCAATGATTATCTGGAGTCCGAGGTCGGCGAGCTCATGAAGGCGGTATCCCATGCCTATGCGCGGGGCCGCTTCAATTCCTATTCCGGGTGAGTGGCCGCTCGCGCTGGGCCGCCATCCGATACGAGACCGTTGCCTCCAACGATTTTTGCTGTACGACGGGTGGGTTACCCGCGTCCCGCATGTCCCAATGCGGGGGAGGATCCTGCCTAAAGCTCAAGCAAGAAGAACATGTTCAAGAGAATTCTGATCGCAAATCGCGGCGAGATCGCCTGCCGGGTCATCAAGACTGCGCGCCGAATGGGGATCGAGACGGTCGCGGTATATTCCGAGGCCGACCGCGATGCGCTGCACGTCGAAATGGCCGATGAGGCCGTACTGATCGGCCCGCCGGCTGCAGCCGAGAGCTATCTGCTGATCGACAGGATCGTCGAGGCCTGCCGCAAGACCGGCGCGCAGGCGGTGCATCCCGGCTATGGCTTCCTGTCCGAGCGCGAAGCGTTTCCGCGTGCGCTGGAAAAGGCCGGCATCGTCTTCATCGGACCCAATCCCGGCGCGATCGCCGCGATGGGCGACAAGATCGAATCCAAGAAGGCTGCCGCCAAGGCCAAGGTCTCCACGGTCCCCGGCCATCTCGGCGTCATCGAGGACGACAAGCACGCGGTGAAGATCGCCGACGAGATCGGCTATCCCGTGATGATCAAGGCGTCCGCCGGCGGCGGCGGCAAGGGCATGCGCATCGCGCATTCCAAGGCGGAAGTCGCCGAAGGTTTCAACCTCGCCAAGGCCGAAGCGAAATCCTCATTCGGCGACGATCGCGTCTTCATCGAAAAGTTCATCGTCGATCCCCGCCATATCGAAATCCAGGTGCTCGGCGACAAGCATGGCAACGTGATCTATCTCGGCGAGCGCGAATGCTCGATCCAGCGCCGCAATCAGAAGGTCATCGAGGAGGCGCCGTCGCCGCTGCTCGACGAGACCACCCGCCGCAAGATGGGCGAGCAGGCGGTCGCGCTGGCGAAGGCCGTGCATTACGACTCCGCGGGCACCGTCGAGTTCGTCGCCGGCCAGGACAAGAGTTTTTACTTCCTGGAGATGAACACGCGCCTGCAGGTCGAGCATCCCGTCACCGAGTTGATCACGGGCATCGACCTCGTCGAGCAGATGATCCGGGTTGCCGCCGGCGAGAAGCTTTCGATCGCGCAGAAGGATGTCCTGCTGACCGGATGGGCGGTGGAATCGCGCGTCTATGCCGAGGATCCGTTCCGCAACTTCCTGCCCTCGATCGGCCGTCTGGTGAAATACCGGCCGCCGGCGGAAGCGAGCCAGGATGGCGTCACCATCCGCAACGACACCGGCGTGCAGGAAGGCGGCGAAATCTCGATCCATTACGATCCGATGATCGCAAAACTCGTGACGCACGCACCGTCGCGGGCCGCCGCCATCGAGGCGCAGGCCACCGCGCTCGACGCGTTCTACGTCGATGGCATCAGGCACAATATTCCGTTCCTCTCGGCGCTGATGAACCATCCACGCTGGCGCGAGGGCAAGCTTTCCACCGGCTTCATCGCGGAGGAATTTCCAAAGGGCTTTTCTGCGCGCCCGCCGGAAGGCGAGATTGCGCGGCGGCTCGCCGCCGTGGGAGCTGCGATCGATCACGTGCTCGGCGAACGCAAGCGGCGGATTTCCGGCCAGTTGACCGGCCGGCTGGTGCAGCGCGAGCGCCGCCGCGCGGTGTGGCTCGACCGCGACGAAATCGCGCTCGATGTGGCGCGCGAGGCCGACGGCATCGCGGTGCGCTTCATCGGCACTGACGATCTGCCCGGCAATCCGCACAATCTGGTGTCGGCCTGGACGCCGGGCGAGCCGGTCTGGCAGGGCACCATCGACGGCCATTTCGTGGCGATGCAGGTGCGCCCGATTCCGAACGGCTTCCGCCTGGCGCATCAGGGTTTTGAGGTTGCGGTCCAGGTGTTCACCGAAAGCGAGGCCGCGGCGGCACGGCTGATGCCGGTGACGTCGGCGGCCGACACCGGCAAGAAGCTGTTGTGCCCGATGCCCGGGCTCGTGGTGTCGATTGCGGTCTCCGAAGGGCAGGAGGTCAAGTCCGGCGAGACGCTGGCCGTGGTCGAGGCGATGAAGATGCAGAACGTGCTGCGCGCCGAGCGCGACGGCACGGTGAAGAAGATTCACGCTGCGGCCGGCGCCACGCTGGCGGTGGATGCGTTGATCCTGGAGTTTGCGTAAGCTGTCATTCCGGGATGGTGCGGCAGCACCAGACCCGGAATCTCGAGATTCCGGGTTCGATGCTTCGCATCGCCCCGGAATGACAGAGAGTGGGGAATAGGAATGGCTTTTCGTCAGCGCCGAGAAAAACTACGCTCCATCCTCACCGGCCCCACCTGCATCCGGCCGGGGTCGGTCTATGATGCGACCTCGATCCGTATTGCGGAAGATTTAGGCTTCGAACTCGGCATGTTCGGCGGCTCGGTGGCCTCGCTGGCCGTGCTTGGCGATCCCGACATTGCCCTGATCACGTTGACGGAACTGGCCGAACAGATGCGCCGGATGTCGCGTGCCGCGGCGTTGCCGGTGCTGGTCGATGCCGACCACGGTTATGG encodes the following:
- a CDS encoding thermonuclease family protein, with translation MRSRFFLVAVLLSIVLPASQSSAATAIVRDGSTIQLGNVTYRLDGIDVPTVDQFCIDERADNWTCGIEARDQLTKLIGGKQIRCDDLGPDPTYKKRRIGVCKVEGETTSLSQLLVRNGFALNVEASASGRFKPDEARARDDRQGLWKGCFVAPREFRAGKKDGPLLGASCRADRDREIRDVLFPEELVMPAGCNIKGKHAVRARITGNEGIYHLQGCRSYPGLKPDRWFCSEEQAQADGFRRAYNCRSPSKGK
- a CDS encoding RNA polymerase sigma factor region1.1 domain-containing protein gives rise to the protein MGLSAMIKRAIELGEREGFITFDQINELTLLLATRIEPEDIEFLLAALSDHGIDVREA
- a CDS encoding acetyl-CoA carboxylase biotin carboxylase subunit, translating into MFKRILIANRGEIACRVIKTARRMGIETVAVYSEADRDALHVEMADEAVLIGPPAAAESYLLIDRIVEACRKTGAQAVHPGYGFLSEREAFPRALEKAGIVFIGPNPGAIAAMGDKIESKKAAAKAKVSTVPGHLGVIEDDKHAVKIADEIGYPVMIKASAGGGGKGMRIAHSKAEVAEGFNLAKAEAKSSFGDDRVFIEKFIVDPRHIEIQVLGDKHGNVIYLGERECSIQRRNQKVIEEAPSPLLDETTRRKMGEQAVALAKAVHYDSAGTVEFVAGQDKSFYFLEMNTRLQVEHPVTELITGIDLVEQMIRVAAGEKLSIAQKDVLLTGWAVESRVYAEDPFRNFLPSIGRLVKYRPPAEASQDGVTIRNDTGVQEGGEISIHYDPMIAKLVTHAPSRAAAIEAQATALDAFYVDGIRHNIPFLSALMNHPRWREGKLSTGFIAEEFPKGFSARPPEGEIARRLAAVGAAIDHVLGERKRRISGQLTGRLVQRERRRAVWLDRDEIALDVAREADGIAVRFIGTDDLPGNPHNLVSAWTPGEPVWQGTIDGHFVAMQVRPIPNGFRLAHQGFEVAVQVFTESEAAAARLMPVTSAADTGKKLLCPMPGLVVSIAVSEGQEVKSGETLAVVEAMKMQNVLRAERDGTVKKIHAAAGATLAVDALILEFA
- a CDS encoding hybrid sensor histidine kinase/response regulator, producing MNPSDTTNVWPEAAAAERLRQHLQEIASERDKAHRALQEREAELARIQRIAGVGGLEIDFRDGVKNRRSPEYLLVHGLPPEAANETYEEWVSRIHPEDRERTVQHLFGILKSGSEDYSAEYRIVRPNDGETRWIRVVAKIEREADGRALRLVGADCDVTPQMLAQATLRESEERFRLIADSAPVPIWVTKLDRTRSFANQAYLDFLGLPFEQAIVFDWRKRLHPDDQSRIVQESVAGEASLKPFVLEARYQRADGEWRWLRSESQPRWDPTGQHNGFIGVAHDITAAKQAEHDLRGLNEILELRITERTAQLESSEAQMRAIFETSHQYQALLNQHGDVLYANRTALAGIRTEASAVVGQPFWDTPWFAATSGMSDAVHHAFLAVMRGEEVKIEMLLHLPVGDRYFDFAMRPLHDRHGIVIGAVPEAIDVTERRKGEEALRQSQKMEAVGQLTGGVAHDFNNLLTIIRSATDFLRRRELPEERRRRYIDAIGETVERASKLTGQLLAFARRQPLKPQVFNVGTQIESVAQLIRPLVGARIRIDVEIADLNCFAIADIAQFETALMNLAVNSRDAMNSEGQLVIRVRKVDAIPPLRAQPARNGDFVAITVTDTGCGIAPELLETIFEPFFTTKEVGKGTGLGLSQAFGFAKQSDGDIAVASEPGQGSTFTIYLPQAAVPADAIIAATAGSEPATRGRGYRVLVVEDNDDVGQFSTELLEDLGYTVRRVASADAALAILAEDEFSADLVFSDVIMPGMNGVELAGIIRERYPGLPVVLTSGYSNVLAENAHRGFELIQKPYSVELLSRILRKAISEARPQPA